One window of Papaver somniferum cultivar HN1 chromosome 9, ASM357369v1, whole genome shotgun sequence genomic DNA carries:
- the LOC113314437 gene encoding heat shock 70 kDa protein, mitochondrial-like isoform X1, with translation MATSILLRSARSALKSTDLASRCMPATGATAWTAASPLSKRLGNIARLFSSKAIGDDVIGIDLGTTNSCVAVMEGKTAKVIENSEGARTTPSVVAFSNKGELLVGVPAKRQAVTNPTNTVFGTKRLIGRLYDDPQTQKEMKMVPYKIVKAPNGDAWVEANGKTYSPSQIGAFVLTKMKETAEAYLNKGVSKAVITVPAYFNDAQRQATKDAGRIAGLDVLRIINEPTAAALSYGLNNKEGLIAVFDLGGGTFDVSILEISNGVFEVKATNGDTFLGGEDFDNTLLEFLVSEFKRTDSIDLSKDRLALQRLREAAEKAKIELSSTSQTEINLPFITADASGAKHLNITMTRSKMESLVNHLIERTKNPCRSCLKDAGVSVKDIDEVLLVGGMTRVPKVQEVVSEIFGKSPSKGVNPDEAVAMGAAIQGGILRGDVKELLLLDVTPLSLGIETLGGIFTRLINRNTTIPTKKSQVFSTAADNQTQVGVRVLQGEREMASDNKLLGDFELTGIPPAPRGLPQIEVTFDIDANGIVTVSAKDKQSGKEQQITIKSSGGLSESEIRKMVDEAELHAQKDQERKALIDMKNSADTSLYSMDKSLSEYRDKIPAEVVKEIEDAISDLRQASAGDNVDEIKAKLDIANKAISKIGQNMAGGSGGDSSSSSDGGAKGGEQPPEAEYEEVKK, from the exons ATGGCGACTTCGATTCTTCTTAGATCAGCTCGATCTGCTCTTAAATCTACTGATTTGGCTTCCAGATGT ATGCCTGCAACTGGTGCAACAGCATGGACTGCTGCTTCACCATTGAGTAAGAGATTGGGGAATATAGCTAGATTATTCAG CTCTAAAGCTATTGGTGATGATGTTATTGGTATTGATCTTGGAACCACCAACTCATGTGTGGCAGTGATGGAGGGGAAG ACCGCTAAAGTGATTGAAAACTCTGAGGGAGCACGGACCACACCTTCCGTTGTTGCCTTCAGCAATAAGGGAGAATTGCTTGTGGGGGTTCCAGCCAAGCGGCAGGCAGTGACCAACCCAACCAACACCGTCTTTGGTACAAAGCGTCTGATTGGTAGACTTTATGATGACCCCCAGACACAGAAAGAGATGAAAATGGTGCCCTACAAGATTGTTAAGGCTCCAAATGGTGATGCGTGGGTTGAGGCTAATGGCAAGACGTACTCTCCCAGTCAAATTGGTGCTTTTGTACTTACTAAGATGAAGGAGACCGCTGAGGCCTATCTTAACAAGGGCGTCTCCAAAGCTGTAATTACAGTTCCTGCTTACTTCAATGATGCACAGAGACAAGCTACAAAGGATGCAGGGCGAATTGCTGGTTTAGATGTCCTGAGAATCATCAATGAGCCAACTGCAGCTGCTCTTTCTTATGGGCTGAACAATAAGGAGGGACTCATAGCAGTCTTTGATCTTGGTGGTGGAACCTTCGATGTGTCTATCCTTGAGATTTCCAACGGTGTTTTTGAG GTAAAAGCTACCAATGGTGATACATTCTTGGGTGGAGAGGATTTTGACAACACTCTGTTGGAGTTCTTGGTCAGTGAGTTCAAGAGGACTGACTCAATTGATTTGTCAAAGGATAGATTGGCTCTCCAGAGGCTTAGAGAGGCAGCTGAGAAAGCTAAGATTGAACTGTCATCTACCTCCCAGACTGAAATCAACTTGCCTTTCATCACAGCTGATGCTTCAGGAGCTAAGCACTTGAACATCACAATGACTAGGTCCAAGATGGAGTCCCTGGTGAATCATTTGATTGAAAGAACCAAGAACCCATGCAGGAGCTGTTTGAAGGATGCTGGTGTGTCGGTCAAAGACATTGATGAGGTTCTTCTTGTCGGAGGAATGACAAGGGTTCCTAAAGTTCAAGAAGTAGTGTCTGAGATCTTTGGCAAGAGCCCAAGCAAAGGTGTGAATCCTGACGAAGCTGTTGCCATGGGTGCTGCTATCCAGGGCGGTATCTTACGTGGTGATGTGAAGGAACTTCTATTGTTGGATGTCACTCCCCTGTCTCTTGGTATTGAAACTCTTGGTGGCATCTTTACTAGGTTGATTAACAGAAACACAACCATTCCAACTAAGAAGAGCCAG GTGTTCTCTACAGCAGCTGACAATCAGACTCAGGTTGGTGTACGTGTGTTGCAAGGTGAACGTGAGATGGCTTCTGACAACAAGTTACTAGGGGACTTTGAACTTACGGGTATCCCCCCTGCACCCAGAGGGTTGCCCCAGATTGAAGTCACTTTTGACATTGATGCCAATGGTATTGTAACTGTATCTGCCAAGGACAAACAATCTGGTAAAGAGCAGCAGATTACCATCAAATCATCTGGAGGTCTTTCTGAGAGTGAAATTCGGAAGATGGTTGATGAGGCAGAATTACATGCTCAAAAGGATCAGGAGAGGAAGGCCTTGATAGACATGAAGAACAGTGCAGATACCAGTCTCTACAGCATGGACAAGAGCTTGAGCGAATACAGGGACAAGATCCCTGCAGAGGTTGTAAAGGAGATCGAGGATGCCATATCTGACCTCAGACAGGCATCTGCAGGAGATAATGTGGACGAGATCAAGGCCAAGCTTGATATTGCAAACAAGGCGATCTCTAAGATTGGTCAAAATATGGCTGGCGGTTCAGGCGGtgactcttcttcttcatcagacgGTGGTGCCAAAGGTGGTGAGCAACCTCCAGAAGCTGAATACGAAGAGGTGAAGAAATAG
- the LOC113314437 gene encoding heat shock 70 kDa protein, mitochondrial-like isoform X2 produces the protein MLTSAPFGPHISNFDCLDFNQMPATGATAWTAASPLSKRLGNIARLFSSKAIGDDVIGIDLGTTNSCVAVMEGKTAKVIENSEGARTTPSVVAFSNKGELLVGVPAKRQAVTNPTNTVFGTKRLIGRLYDDPQTQKEMKMVPYKIVKAPNGDAWVEANGKTYSPSQIGAFVLTKMKETAEAYLNKGVSKAVITVPAYFNDAQRQATKDAGRIAGLDVLRIINEPTAAALSYGLNNKEGLIAVFDLGGGTFDVSILEISNGVFEVKATNGDTFLGGEDFDNTLLEFLVSEFKRTDSIDLSKDRLALQRLREAAEKAKIELSSTSQTEINLPFITADASGAKHLNITMTRSKMESLVNHLIERTKNPCRSCLKDAGVSVKDIDEVLLVGGMTRVPKVQEVVSEIFGKSPSKGVNPDEAVAMGAAIQGGILRGDVKELLLLDVTPLSLGIETLGGIFTRLINRNTTIPTKKSQVFSTAADNQTQVGVRVLQGEREMASDNKLLGDFELTGIPPAPRGLPQIEVTFDIDANGIVTVSAKDKQSGKEQQITIKSSGGLSESEIRKMVDEAELHAQKDQERKALIDMKNSADTSLYSMDKSLSEYRDKIPAEVVKEIEDAISDLRQASAGDNVDEIKAKLDIANKAISKIGQNMAGGSGGDSSSSSDGGAKGGEQPPEAEYEEVKK, from the exons ATGCTCACATCTGCTCCATTCGGACCGCACATTTCAAATTTTGATTGTTTAGATTTTAACCAG ATGCCTGCAACTGGTGCAACAGCATGGACTGCTGCTTCACCATTGAGTAAGAGATTGGGGAATATAGCTAGATTATTCAG CTCTAAAGCTATTGGTGATGATGTTATTGGTATTGATCTTGGAACCACCAACTCATGTGTGGCAGTGATGGAGGGGAAG ACCGCTAAAGTGATTGAAAACTCTGAGGGAGCACGGACCACACCTTCCGTTGTTGCCTTCAGCAATAAGGGAGAATTGCTTGTGGGGGTTCCAGCCAAGCGGCAGGCAGTGACCAACCCAACCAACACCGTCTTTGGTACAAAGCGTCTGATTGGTAGACTTTATGATGACCCCCAGACACAGAAAGAGATGAAAATGGTGCCCTACAAGATTGTTAAGGCTCCAAATGGTGATGCGTGGGTTGAGGCTAATGGCAAGACGTACTCTCCCAGTCAAATTGGTGCTTTTGTACTTACTAAGATGAAGGAGACCGCTGAGGCCTATCTTAACAAGGGCGTCTCCAAAGCTGTAATTACAGTTCCTGCTTACTTCAATGATGCACAGAGACAAGCTACAAAGGATGCAGGGCGAATTGCTGGTTTAGATGTCCTGAGAATCATCAATGAGCCAACTGCAGCTGCTCTTTCTTATGGGCTGAACAATAAGGAGGGACTCATAGCAGTCTTTGATCTTGGTGGTGGAACCTTCGATGTGTCTATCCTTGAGATTTCCAACGGTGTTTTTGAG GTAAAAGCTACCAATGGTGATACATTCTTGGGTGGAGAGGATTTTGACAACACTCTGTTGGAGTTCTTGGTCAGTGAGTTCAAGAGGACTGACTCAATTGATTTGTCAAAGGATAGATTGGCTCTCCAGAGGCTTAGAGAGGCAGCTGAGAAAGCTAAGATTGAACTGTCATCTACCTCCCAGACTGAAATCAACTTGCCTTTCATCACAGCTGATGCTTCAGGAGCTAAGCACTTGAACATCACAATGACTAGGTCCAAGATGGAGTCCCTGGTGAATCATTTGATTGAAAGAACCAAGAACCCATGCAGGAGCTGTTTGAAGGATGCTGGTGTGTCGGTCAAAGACATTGATGAGGTTCTTCTTGTCGGAGGAATGACAAGGGTTCCTAAAGTTCAAGAAGTAGTGTCTGAGATCTTTGGCAAGAGCCCAAGCAAAGGTGTGAATCCTGACGAAGCTGTTGCCATGGGTGCTGCTATCCAGGGCGGTATCTTACGTGGTGATGTGAAGGAACTTCTATTGTTGGATGTCACTCCCCTGTCTCTTGGTATTGAAACTCTTGGTGGCATCTTTACTAGGTTGATTAACAGAAACACAACCATTCCAACTAAGAAGAGCCAG GTGTTCTCTACAGCAGCTGACAATCAGACTCAGGTTGGTGTACGTGTGTTGCAAGGTGAACGTGAGATGGCTTCTGACAACAAGTTACTAGGGGACTTTGAACTTACGGGTATCCCCCCTGCACCCAGAGGGTTGCCCCAGATTGAAGTCACTTTTGACATTGATGCCAATGGTATTGTAACTGTATCTGCCAAGGACAAACAATCTGGTAAAGAGCAGCAGATTACCATCAAATCATCTGGAGGTCTTTCTGAGAGTGAAATTCGGAAGATGGTTGATGAGGCAGAATTACATGCTCAAAAGGATCAGGAGAGGAAGGCCTTGATAGACATGAAGAACAGTGCAGATACCAGTCTCTACAGCATGGACAAGAGCTTGAGCGAATACAGGGACAAGATCCCTGCAGAGGTTGTAAAGGAGATCGAGGATGCCATATCTGACCTCAGACAGGCATCTGCAGGAGATAATGTGGACGAGATCAAGGCCAAGCTTGATATTGCAAACAAGGCGATCTCTAAGATTGGTCAAAATATGGCTGGCGGTTCAGGCGGtgactcttcttcttcatcagacgGTGGTGCCAAAGGTGGTGAGCAACCTCCAGAAGCTGAATACGAAGAGGTGAAGAAATAG